In Ferrigenium kumadai, the DNA window CGACGCAGGAAGAAGGATTCGCCTGGCGCGAAATCGCCTGAGGGGCGAAGTGATGGAAATAAAAAAAGCCGACTTGCGTCGGCTTTTTTGTCGCCTGTAAGGCTAGTTGCTTACTTTGCAGCAGCAGGAGCAGCGGCTTCAGCAGCAGCCGGAGCGGATGCAGCTTCAGCAGCAGGAGCAGCAGCAACCGGAGCGGATGCGGCTTCAGCAGCAGGAGCAGCAGCAGGAGCTTCAGCAGCCTTTTGACCACAAGCGGTCAGAGCCAGAGCCAACAGGGCAGCGATCAGAGCAGAGCGTTTCATTTTCTATTTCCTTAGGAGGTACGTTAATAAGCCAAATTTTTTACCCGACTTCCAATGAGCTAGAAGTCGAAGGCGGCGCATTTTATCACTTGGCTACAGGAAATCTAGTAGGCGGGCAACCTTTTTTTGCTATAACCCCAATTTGGTGGCGGACACTGCCGAGTGCGACGCCTCCCATATTTCCAGAAAACGCGATTTCAGGGCGCGCGCATTTTCCGGGTCGTTCAGCGCCAGGATGCCGCGCGGATCGTCGAAGTGGAAACGGCGCACGTAGTGAGAGTCGTCCGCGACGGCGAAGGGTTCGCTGATCTGTTGCAGGTGCGGCGGGGTCTGGTGGATGAACATGCTGCCGCCGAACTGGCGCAACAGCATCGTCATGCGCGGGCAGAGCGTGGACAGGTAGCGCGTGTCGTGGGCCAGCACGTACAGCCGGTTATTCGGGCTGGCGAGCAGGAATCGGCGCAATGTCTCATAGCGTGCCTCGCTGTTGAATCCGAGGCCGTCGTAATTTTTCTCGAACAGGTACAGGTTGTGCTCGGCCAGCTTGCACAGTCCGTCCAGCGCGCCCGTATAGTCCGCGATCCCGTCCAGCTTGTTGTGTTGCAGGGTGCCCTCGCTCATGGTGCGCTCCTTGCCGTTCAGCGTGGTGTCAGGTAACCGTCCAGGTACCACTGGTAGAGCAACTCGCTCAACTCGGGCGAGCAGTCCGCCTGGGCGGGCAGTTCGCGCCAATCGGCCAGGTCGCGCAACAGCGGGTAATCGCCTTCCTGCGGCTGGAAAGCTTCGCCGTTCATGAATATCCATTCGCCATGGCTCAGCATCTGGCTCTTCAGGTCGAGCGCCACCCCGCGCTTGTGCAGTGCCTGACGGAATTTCGCCAGGGTCAGCGGGCATCCCGGTATGTCGAAGAAGATATGCGGCTTGGGTTCGGAGAGATAGCAGCCGAGGAAATTCGCGATGTCCTCCTTGTCCCAGCGCACCTGTTTGATGGCCTGTTCCACCTGGCGCAGCATCGCCGCGCTGATCTCCGAGGGATGCTTTTGAGCCTTGAGATCGGGATCGGCATACATGCCGTCCACCTCGATGCGGTCCTGCAGGTACACCAGGAACTGCTCGGCCAGTTCCTGGTAGGCCGGAGTACGGAAGCCGATGGAATAGGTCATGCAGTCGTCTTCGGCGATGCCGTTGTGCGCGCAATGCGGTGGCAGGTACAGCATGTCGCCCGCTTCCAGCACCCACTCCTGTTCGACACGGAAATCCTTCAGGATGCGCAGCGGCGCGCCCTCGATCAGCGTCTGGTCTTCCTGCGTGGAGATCTGCCAGCGGCGATGTCCCAGCCCTTGCAGCAGGAAAACGTCGTAGGAATCGAAGTGCGGTCCGACCCCGCCACCCTTGGGTGCGTAACTCACCATCAGGTCGTCCAGCCGCGCGTGGGGGATGAAGGAAAAGTGCCTGAGCAGTTCCGATGCTTCAGGCAGGAAGTGATTCACCCCTTGCACCAGCACCGTCCACTTTGCCTTGCCGAAACCGTCGAAATCTTCCGGCATGAACGGCGAATGCCGCAGGC includes these proteins:
- a CDS encoding cupin domain-containing protein; the encoded protein is MKTRLPMLGGLTVNEFLRDYWQKKPLLIRKAFPDFNGLLDPQQLIELACEEDVQARIVTQSRGQFGLRHSPFMPEDFDGFGKAKWTVLVQGVNHFLPEASELLRHFSFIPHARLDDLMVSYAPKGGGVGPHFDSYDVFLLQGLGHRRWQISTQEDQTLIEGAPLRILKDFRVEQEWVLEAGDMLYLPPHCAHNGIAEDDCMTYSIGFRTPAYQELAEQFLVYLQDRIEVDGMYADPDLKAQKHPSEISAAMLRQVEQAIKQVRWDKEDIANFLGCYLSEPKPHIFFDIPGCPLTLAKFRQALHKRGVALDLKSQMLSHGEWIFMNGEAFQPQEGDYPLLRDLADWRELPAQADCSPELSELLYQWYLDGYLTPR